A stretch of Falco rusticolus isolate bFalRus1 chromosome 2, bFalRus1.pri, whole genome shotgun sequence DNA encodes these proteins:
- the PDX1 gene encoding pancreas/duodenum homeobox protein 1, whose product MNTDEQYYASAQLYKESCAFQRAQAQDYNPSPPACLYMGRQQQAPYPSALGALEQGSPPDISPYEVPPITEDAGVSHLHHHHHHHPHLPPPHQDTLPFADGADTGAIEEPRAQVPFAWMKSTKSHAWKGQWTGGSYVVEPEENKRTRTAYTRAQLLELEKEFLFNKYISRPRRVELAVMLNLTERHIKIWFQNRRMKWKKEEDKKRGAGNSNVPEQDCVVSSGELQGKEDLQPCPPGNLPSGASRDLLAPSLAPRRQQDSR is encoded by the exons ATGAACACCGACGAGCAGTATTACGCCTCGGCGCAGCTCTACAAGGAGTCGTGTGCGTTTCAGAGAGCCCAGGCGCAGGATTAcaaccccagcccccccgcctGCCTGTacatgggcaggcagcagcaggctcctTACCCCAGCGCCTTAGGGGCTCTCGAGCAAGGCAGCCCGCCAGACATTTCACCTTACGAGGTGCCCCCCATCACGGAGGATGCCGGGGTCTCCCACCTTcatcaccatcaccaccaccaccctcatcttcctcctccccaccaaGACACGCTGCCTTTCGCAGACGGGGCGGACACGGGGGCGATAGAGGAGCCCCGAGCGCAGGTGCCTTTCGCCTGGATGAAGTCCACCAAATCGCACGCCTGGAAGGGACAGTGGACCG ggGGGTCCTACGTGGTGGAGCCCGAGGAGAACAAGCGGACGAGGACAGCGTACACCCGGGcgcagctgctggagctggaaaaGGAGTTTCTCTTTAACAAGTACATCTCCAGGCCGCGGCGGGTGGAGCTGGCTGTCATGTTGAACTTGACCGAGAGGCACATCAAGATCTGGTTCCAGAACCGGCGGatgaaatggaagaaggaagaagacaaaAAGCGAGGGGCGGGCAACAGCAATGTCCCCGAGCAAGACTGTGTGGTGTCCTCCGGGGAGCTCCAGGGCAAGGAGGATCTGCAGCCATGCCCGCCTGGGAACCTGCCCTCGGGGGCCTCCAGGGACCTGCTCGCCCCCAGCCTCGCccccagaaggcagcaggacTCTCGGTGA